The following coding sequences lie in one Streptomyces xiamenensis genomic window:
- a CDS encoding helix-turn-helix domain-containing protein, with protein MTAAGWGRAVAGTPGAAPTALRVVLGRRLQDLREEAGYTFEEAAAALDVTHATIRRMEKAQVGLKVPYVEKLLRIYGVTTTEEIDGFLNLAREANRPGWWHHYRDVLPEWFSAFVSLEAEADQIRAYEPHYVPGLLQTEAYAATVLRSGMPHAPASEIDRLVALRLARQDLLQRKQPPLLWVVIDETVLRRPFGGPNVMRAQISRLIEAVSAPHVRLQIMPFSAGPHPAMYGPFHLFRFPIPELPDVACAESLIGAAYFDQREDVSLFREALDRMCAQAAQVHRTEVILSRIRKEI; from the coding sequence ATGACAGCAGCCGGATGGGGGCGGGCAGTGGCAGGAACGCCGGGCGCGGCACCGACCGCTCTGCGCGTGGTACTGGGCAGAAGGCTCCAGGACCTGCGCGAAGAAGCGGGCTACACCTTCGAGGAGGCCGCCGCCGCCCTCGACGTCACCCACGCCACCATCCGCCGGATGGAGAAGGCCCAGGTCGGCCTCAAGGTCCCGTACGTGGAGAAGCTGCTGCGGATCTACGGGGTGACCACCACCGAGGAGATCGACGGCTTCCTCAACCTCGCCCGCGAGGCAAATCGTCCCGGATGGTGGCACCACTATCGCGATGTGCTGCCAGAATGGTTCAGTGCCTTCGTCTCCCTGGAGGCAGAGGCCGACCAGATCCGTGCCTACGAACCGCACTACGTACCAGGGTTGTTGCAGACCGAGGCCTACGCCGCCACGGTGCTGCGCTCCGGGATGCCGCACGCACCGGCCAGCGAGATCGACCGGCTGGTCGCGCTGCGGCTCGCCCGCCAGGACCTGCTCCAGCGCAAGCAGCCGCCGCTGCTGTGGGTCGTCATCGACGAAACCGTGCTGCGCCGCCCCTTCGGCGGACCCAACGTCATGCGTGCACAGATCTCCCGGCTGATCGAAGCCGTCTCCGCACCGCATGTACGGCTCCAGATCATGCCGTTCAGCGCGGGACCGCATCCCGCGATGTACGGCCCCTTCCACCTCTTCCGGTTCCCCATCCCCGAACTGCCCGACGTCGCCTGTGCGGAGAGCCTGATAGGCGCCGCGTACTTCGATCAGCGCGAGGATGTCTCACTGTTCCGGGAGGCGCTGGACCGGATGTGCGCACAGGCCGCGCAGGTGCACCGTACTGAGGTGATCCTCAGTCGTATTCGCAAGGAGATCTGA
- a CDS encoding glycoside hydrolase family 2 TIM barrel-domain containing protein: MHTRPKDDPLPYYEQPSPGSGTLPARAWYAASDAARLSLNGTWDFRLSPTAEGADTGFTAEDADLTAGDWHTVTVPGHWVLQGHGAPAYTNVSYPFPVDPPRAPTENPTGDHRHVFDLPADWPAGGDTVLRFDGVESCARVWLNGRELGTFQGSRLPHEFAVGHLQRPRGNVLAVRVHQWSAGSYLEDQDMWWLPGIFRDVTLLHRPEQAPTDFFTHAGYDHTTGEGILRVECDRAGTVTVPELGIEVPTGEEVRVPVQPWSAEHPRLYAGELTTAGERIPLRLGFRTVGVRDGLFKANGRRILFRGVNRHEFHPETGRAVDEATMRADIELMKRHNINAVRTSHYPPHPAFLDLCDELGLWVIDEADLETHGFCYFPDWRGNPVADERWTPALIDRARRMVERDKNHPSVVIWSLGNECGAGQGLSAMAAWIRERDPSRPLHYENDSTYRDSDFFSRMYASHEEVERIGQRAEEPLADPELEAHRASLPFLLCEYAHAMGNGPGGLSEYQRLFETYERCQGGFVWEWIDHGLPKRTADGRPYYAYGGDFGEDVHDGNFVCDGLLFPDRTPSPGLIEYKKVIEPVRITGDSAAGTITVSNGHDFLGLAHLSFAWRYEVEGELIASGWLTVPELAPGASVDVPLPAAPDTAAAGEGFWTVTAVLSADTAWAPAGHEVAWGQFPDAARPRTTPSAGASAVVARREGTTVALGPAVFDAASGELRSLSGLTLHQGPRLDTWRAPTDNDEGMEWVDQTRLAKRWRDLGLDRMRHRVDAVELAGDGTFTVRTRVAPAAAEVGLATVYRWSAGENGELRLDVEVTPQGEWQVPLPRLGLRLGLPAGLGLARWYGGGPGEAYPDTRAAARIGRWEATVDALHTPYVRPQENGARADVRWAELRALPGTGSGAAGLRLTAGGQPLYFTARRWSTQELDTATHAPDLTPGGTVWVHLDAGQHGIGSQSCGPGPLPRYHLTPEPTAFSVVLGALDEG; the protein is encoded by the coding sequence ATGCACACCCGGCCCAAGGACGATCCGCTCCCCTACTACGAGCAGCCCTCGCCCGGCAGCGGAACCCTCCCCGCCCGCGCCTGGTACGCCGCCTCCGACGCCGCCCGCCTGAGCCTGAACGGCACCTGGGACTTCCGCCTCTCGCCCACCGCCGAGGGCGCGGACACCGGCTTCACCGCCGAGGACGCCGACCTCACCGCCGGCGACTGGCACACCGTCACCGTCCCCGGTCACTGGGTGCTCCAGGGCCACGGCGCCCCCGCCTACACCAATGTCAGCTACCCCTTCCCGGTGGACCCGCCGCGCGCCCCCACCGAGAACCCCACCGGCGACCACCGGCACGTCTTCGACCTGCCCGCCGACTGGCCGGCCGGCGGCGACACCGTTCTGCGCTTCGACGGCGTGGAGTCCTGTGCCCGGGTCTGGCTCAACGGCCGGGAGCTGGGCACCTTCCAGGGCAGCCGCCTGCCGCACGAGTTCGCGGTCGGGCACCTCCAGCGCCCGCGCGGCAACGTCCTGGCGGTCCGTGTCCACCAGTGGTCGGCGGGCAGCTACCTGGAGGACCAGGACATGTGGTGGCTGCCCGGCATCTTCCGGGACGTCACCCTCCTGCACCGCCCCGAGCAGGCACCCACCGACTTCTTCACGCACGCCGGATACGACCACACCACCGGCGAGGGCATCCTGCGCGTGGAGTGCGACCGGGCCGGCACTGTGACCGTGCCCGAACTGGGTATCGAGGTGCCCACCGGCGAAGAGGTACGGGTCCCGGTCCAGCCGTGGTCCGCCGAGCACCCCCGGCTGTACGCGGGTGAGCTGACCACCGCCGGCGAACGCATCCCGCTGCGGCTCGGCTTCCGCACCGTGGGCGTGCGCGACGGCCTCTTCAAGGCCAACGGCCGCCGGATCCTCTTCCGGGGCGTCAACCGGCACGAGTTCCACCCCGAAACCGGCCGCGCCGTCGACGAGGCGACCATGCGCGCCGACATCGAGCTGATGAAGCGGCACAACATCAACGCGGTGCGCACCAGCCACTACCCGCCGCACCCCGCCTTCCTGGACCTGTGCGACGAACTGGGCCTGTGGGTGATCGACGAGGCCGACCTGGAGACCCACGGCTTCTGCTACTTCCCCGACTGGCGCGGCAACCCCGTCGCCGACGAACGGTGGACGCCCGCCCTGATCGACCGGGCGCGGCGGATGGTGGAGCGCGACAAGAACCACCCCTCGGTCGTCATCTGGTCACTGGGCAACGAATGCGGCGCCGGGCAGGGCCTGTCAGCGATGGCGGCCTGGATCCGCGAGCGCGACCCCTCCCGTCCCTTGCACTACGAGAACGACTCCACCTACCGCGACTCCGACTTCTTCTCCCGGATGTACGCCTCGCACGAGGAGGTGGAGCGGATCGGGCAGCGCGCCGAGGAGCCGCTGGCCGACCCGGAGCTGGAGGCGCACCGTGCCTCGCTGCCCTTCCTGCTGTGCGAGTACGCCCACGCGATGGGCAACGGCCCCGGCGGACTCAGCGAGTACCAGCGGCTGTTCGAGACCTACGAGCGCTGCCAGGGCGGCTTCGTGTGGGAATGGATCGACCACGGGCTGCCGAAGCGGACAGCGGACGGGCGCCCCTACTACGCCTACGGCGGCGACTTCGGCGAAGACGTGCACGACGGCAACTTCGTGTGCGACGGGCTGCTGTTCCCGGACCGCACCCCCTCCCCCGGCCTGATCGAGTACAAGAAGGTCATCGAACCGGTGCGGATCACCGGCGACTCCGCCGCCGGAACGATCACCGTCAGCAATGGCCACGACTTCCTCGGTCTGGCCCACCTCTCCTTCGCCTGGCGCTACGAAGTCGAGGGCGAGCTCATCGCCTCCGGCTGGCTGACCGTCCCGGAGCTGGCCCCCGGAGCGTCCGTCGATGTCCCGCTGCCCGCGGCGCCCGACACCGCGGCGGCCGGCGAGGGATTCTGGACCGTCACCGCCGTGCTGTCGGCGGACACCGCCTGGGCCCCGGCAGGGCACGAGGTGGCCTGGGGTCAGTTCCCCGACGCCGCGCGCCCCCGTACTACACCGAGCGCGGGCGCGTCCGCTGTTGTCGCGCGCCGGGAGGGCACCACCGTGGCGCTCGGTCCGGCCGTCTTCGACGCGGCGAGCGGCGAACTGCGCTCGCTGTCCGGACTGACCCTCCACCAGGGCCCCCGGCTGGACACCTGGCGAGCCCCGACCGACAACGACGAGGGCATGGAGTGGGTGGACCAGACCCGCCTCGCCAAACGCTGGCGCGATCTGGGACTGGACCGGATGCGTCACCGGGTGGACGCCGTGGAGCTCGCCGGGGACGGCACGTTCACCGTGCGCACCCGCGTCGCCCCGGCCGCCGCCGAGGTCGGACTGGCCACGGTCTACCGCTGGAGCGCGGGCGAGAACGGGGAGCTGCGCCTGGATGTCGAGGTCACCCCGCAGGGCGAGTGGCAGGTGCCGCTCCCCCGGCTGGGGCTGCGGCTGGGGCTGCCGGCCGGTCTCGGCCTCGCCCGCTGGTACGGCGGCGGGCCCGGGGAGGCGTACCCGGACACCCGGGCCGCCGCCCGGATCGGCCGCTGGGAGGCCACCGTGGACGCCCTGCACACGCCCTATGTGCGCCCGCAGGAGAACGGCGCCCGCGCCGACGTCCGCTGGGCCGAGCTGCGCGCGCTGCCCGGTACGGGGTCCGGCGCCGCCGGACTGCGGCTGACCGCGGGCGGGCAACCGCTGTACTTCACCGCGCGCCGCTGGAGCACCCAGGAGCTGGACACTGCCACGCACGCCCCGGATCTGACGCCCGGTGGCACGGTGTGGGTGCATCTGGACGCCGGCCAGCACGGCATCGGCTCCCAGTCGTGCGGCCCGGGTCCGCTGCCGCGATACCACCTGACGCCCGAGCCGACCGCCTTCTCGGTGGTCCTCGGTGCGCTGGACGAGGGGTGA
- a CDS encoding MFS transporter, whose amino-acid sequence MGQTAAGLRSYGAIFRVPGAKQFIAAGFIGRMPTAMLSLGTVFLITAITDSYATAGLASAAGALCYALIVPQLGYLIDRFGQRRVLRPLAAAFGTAAALFLLAAHLDAPVWLLCASGAAFGAFMPPLGAMVRARWSHLAERDEGGRLLKSAFSFESVADELIWAVGPLLVAFAVLVHPAAGVAAAALTGVTGCLLLAQQRGTEPPVAPVQKVRARAITAPGMPWMCAVYLFTGAMFAAFELATIAFVDRYGETWMTGAVLGTYAVGSAIGGLWYGARDWSLPLDRLFLLAIASVVAGMAPLWAMPGVPALWAISLFAGILTAPAIIAGYSLVREGVPSHMITEGLTWLSTAVGVGRAAGVGLTGLVIEHHGPRWAYALALGFGVLAVAMGLSGARTLRAMATARLTRAA is encoded by the coding sequence ATGGGACAGACTGCCGCGGGGCTGCGGAGCTACGGTGCGATCTTCCGGGTACCGGGCGCCAAGCAGTTCATAGCGGCAGGGTTCATCGGCCGGATGCCCACGGCGATGCTCTCGCTCGGCACTGTCTTTCTGATCACCGCGATCACCGACAGCTACGCCACGGCCGGTCTGGCCTCCGCGGCCGGTGCCCTGTGCTACGCGCTGATCGTCCCGCAACTGGGCTACCTCATCGACCGCTTCGGCCAGCGCCGCGTGCTGCGCCCCCTGGCCGCCGCCTTCGGTACCGCCGCCGCGCTCTTCCTGCTCGCCGCGCACCTGGACGCCCCGGTGTGGCTGCTGTGCGCCTCCGGGGCGGCCTTCGGCGCCTTCATGCCCCCGCTGGGAGCGATGGTCCGCGCCCGCTGGAGCCATCTGGCCGAGCGGGACGAGGGCGGCAGACTGCTGAAATCCGCCTTCTCCTTCGAGTCCGTCGCCGACGAGCTGATCTGGGCCGTCGGCCCGCTGCTCGTGGCCTTCGCCGTGCTGGTCCACCCGGCCGCCGGGGTCGCCGCCGCCGCGCTGACCGGGGTGACCGGCTGCCTGCTGCTGGCCCAGCAGCGCGGCACCGAGCCGCCGGTCGCCCCGGTGCAGAAAGTCCGCGCCCGGGCCATCACCGCGCCCGGCATGCCCTGGATGTGCGCGGTCTACCTCTTCACCGGGGCCATGTTCGCCGCGTTCGAACTCGCCACCATCGCCTTCGTCGACCGGTACGGCGAGACCTGGATGACCGGCGCCGTGCTGGGCACCTACGCCGTCGGCAGCGCGATCGGCGGCCTGTGGTACGGCGCCCGCGACTGGTCGCTGCCGCTGGACCGGCTGTTCCTGCTCGCCATCGCGTCCGTGGTCGCGGGCATGGCCCCGTTGTGGGCGATGCCCGGCGTCCCGGCCCTGTGGGCGATCTCGCTGTTCGCCGGCATCCTCACCGCGCCCGCGATCATCGCCGGCTACAGCCTGGTCCGCGAGGGGGTGCCCTCCCACATGATCACCGAGGGCCTCACCTGGCTGTCCACGGCGGTCGGCGTCGGCCGGGCCGCCGGCGTGGGGCTGACCGGACTGGTCATCGAACACCACGGGCCGCGCTGGGCGTACGCGCTGGCCCTGGGCTTCGGCGTGCTCGCGGTGGCCATGGGGCTGTCGGGCGCCCGCACCCTGCGCGCCATGGCCACCGCCCGGCTCACCCGCGCGGCGTGA
- a CDS encoding ATP-binding protein: protein MASSSHAQPLERYDTSLLGNERLIFRLPAVDASVGEARRRVRAQLTEWRSPVELTDNAQLIVSELVTNALRHTGSRSVGCEVRILGSLLRIAVSSAGAGPAGMPTAAAMEDEGGRGLLLVCTLAEVWGVRPRDAGSGHVVWADLAIGPAAR, encoded by the coding sequence GTGGCTTCCTCCTCACACGCTCAGCCCTTAGAGCGTTATGACACCTCCCTTCTCGGGAACGAGCGTCTGATCTTCCGGCTGCCCGCCGTGGACGCCTCCGTCGGCGAGGCCAGGCGCCGGGTCCGGGCCCAGCTCACCGAGTGGCGGTCCCCGGTGGAGCTGACGGACAACGCGCAGTTGATCGTCTCGGAGCTGGTGACCAACGCCCTGCGGCACACCGGCAGTCGGTCGGTGGGCTGCGAGGTGCGGATACTGGGATCGCTGCTGCGGATCGCGGTCTCCAGCGCGGGCGCGGGTCCGGCCGGGATGCCGACGGCGGCCGCCATGGAGGACGAGGGCGGCCGGGGGCTCCTGCTGGTGTGCACGCTCGCCGAGGTCTGGGGGGTACGGCCCCGGGACGCGGGCAGCGGGCACGTAGTCTGGGCCGACCTGGCGATCGGCCCGGCCGCACGCTGA
- a CDS encoding glycoside hydrolase family 95 protein, translated as MRTALTERFGMQRSGSPYVLWYPRPADEWLRALPVGNGRLGAMVYGGTDTEELQLSEDTVWAGGPHGYDNPGAAAALPEARRLVFAGAWAAAHRLLEAEVMGVPVRQMPYQTVGSLRLALDGGDEPVSGYRRELDLSRAVHTVEFVRRGIQHRREVFATAADQVIAVRLSADAPGAVGFTASFDSPMESTALSPDGATIALDGRGGDWDGVAGRVRYRALVRALATGGEVSSADGVLRVSGADAVTLLVSAGTNHVDWQDLGADPADRALRDLTEAAKRPYEELLARHVADHATLFDRTALEIPATGAAALPTDERVAAFGDGSADPQLAALYFYYGRYLLIAASRAGTQPANLQGLWNDLTDPPWGSKYTININTEMNYWPAGPANLLECWEPLFALLHDLRVSGARSARQMYGARGWVAHHNTDLWRGTAPVDGATWGMWPTGGAWLALAVWERYRFTGDAERLRADYPVLAEAARFFLDTLVEDPGTGHLVTCPSISPENAHHEGEGGTLCAGPTMDGQIVRDLFAAVDGAAGVLGVDGELRTEVRAAADRLPPMRVGAQGQLQEWQQDWDARAPEQGHRHISHLYGLHPGAQITRHTPELFDAARVTLEQRGDAGTGWSLGWKINFWARLAAGDRSYKLLTDQLTPERTAPNLFDLHPPFQIDGNFGATAGITEWLVQSHGAEIELLPALPGALPEGRVRGLLARGGFEVALSWSGGALAEARIGSRAGTTARIRTAAPVTVTLDGAEVAARRDADGVTEFMTRAGEVYLLTPRG; from the coding sequence GTGCGTACCGCACTTACCGAGAGGTTCGGCATGCAGCGCAGTGGCTCCCCGTACGTGTTGTGGTATCCGCGTCCCGCCGATGAGTGGCTGCGGGCGCTGCCGGTCGGCAACGGCCGGCTCGGCGCGATGGTGTACGGCGGTACGGACACCGAGGAGTTGCAGCTCAGCGAGGACACGGTGTGGGCGGGCGGCCCGCACGGCTACGACAACCCGGGGGCGGCCGCCGCGCTGCCCGAGGCGCGGCGGCTGGTCTTCGCCGGCGCGTGGGCGGCGGCCCACCGGTTGCTGGAGGCCGAGGTGATGGGCGTTCCGGTCCGGCAGATGCCCTATCAGACGGTGGGCAGCCTGCGGCTGGCCCTGGACGGCGGCGACGAGCCGGTGAGCGGCTACCGGCGGGAGCTGGACCTGTCCCGCGCGGTGCACACCGTGGAGTTCGTCCGCCGGGGGATACAACACCGGAGGGAGGTGTTCGCCACCGCCGCCGACCAGGTGATCGCGGTGCGGCTGAGCGCGGACGCGCCCGGCGCCGTTGGGTTCACCGCCTCCTTCGACAGCCCGATGGAGAGCACCGCCCTGTCCCCGGACGGTGCCACGATCGCCCTGGACGGCCGGGGCGGCGACTGGGACGGCGTGGCGGGCCGGGTGCGGTACCGGGCGCTGGTGCGGGCGCTGGCCACCGGCGGCGAGGTCTCCTCGGCGGACGGGGTCCTGCGCGTCTCCGGAGCCGACGCGGTGACGCTGCTGGTCTCGGCGGGCACCAACCACGTCGACTGGCAGGACCTCGGCGCCGATCCGGCGGACCGCGCGCTGCGCGATCTGACCGAGGCGGCGAAGCGGCCCTACGAGGAGCTGCTGGCGCGTCATGTGGCCGATCACGCCACTCTGTTCGACCGCACGGCCCTGGAGATCCCGGCCACCGGGGCGGCCGCGCTGCCCACCGACGAGCGGGTCGCGGCCTTCGGGGACGGCAGTGCCGACCCGCAACTGGCGGCGCTCTACTTCTACTACGGCCGCTATCTGCTGATCGCCGCCTCCCGCGCGGGCACCCAGCCGGCGAACCTCCAGGGGCTGTGGAACGACCTGACCGATCCGCCGTGGGGATCGAAGTACACGATCAACATCAACACCGAGATGAACTACTGGCCGGCCGGCCCGGCGAACCTTCTGGAGTGCTGGGAGCCGCTGTTCGCCCTGCTGCACGACCTGCGGGTGTCCGGTGCGCGCAGCGCCCGGCAGATGTACGGGGCCCGGGGCTGGGTCGCGCACCACAACACGGATCTGTGGCGGGGCACCGCGCCGGTGGACGGGGCGACCTGGGGGATGTGGCCCACCGGCGGGGCCTGGCTGGCGCTGGCGGTGTGGGAGCGTTACCGGTTCACCGGGGACGCCGAGCGGCTGCGCGCCGACTACCCGGTGCTGGCGGAGGCCGCGCGGTTCTTCCTGGACACCCTGGTGGAGGACCCCGGTACCGGCCATCTGGTGACCTGTCCCTCCATCTCCCCGGAGAACGCGCACCACGAGGGTGAGGGCGGCACGCTGTGCGCGGGGCCGACCATGGACGGGCAGATCGTGCGGGATCTGTTCGCCGCGGTGGACGGTGCCGCCGGGGTGCTGGGGGTGGACGGGGAGCTGCGTACCGAGGTGCGGGCCGCCGCCGACCGGCTGCCACCGATGCGCGTCGGGGCCCAGGGGCAGTTGCAGGAGTGGCAGCAGGACTGGGACGCGCGGGCCCCCGAGCAGGGCCACCGGCACATCTCGCACCTCTACGGGCTGCATCCGGGGGCGCAGATCACCCGGCACACCCCCGAGCTGTTCGACGCGGCCCGGGTGACGCTGGAGCAGCGCGGGGACGCGGGGACAGGCTGGTCGCTGGGCTGGAAGATCAACTTCTGGGCGCGGCTGGCGGCGGGCGACCGTTCGTACAAGCTGCTGACCGACCAGCTGACGCCGGAGCGGACCGCTCCGAACCTCTTCGATCTCCATCCGCCGTTCCAGATCGACGGCAACTTCGGTGCCACGGCCGGGATCACCGAGTGGCTGGTGCAGAGCCACGGCGCGGAGATCGAGCTGCTGCCCGCGCTGCCCGGGGCGCTGCCGGAGGGCCGGGTGCGGGGGTTGCTGGCACGCGGCGGTTTCGAGGTGGCGCTGTCCTGGTCCGGCGGGGCCCTGGCCGAGGCGCGGATCGGTTCGCGGGCCGGCACGACGGCCCGGATCCGTACGGCGGCGCCGGTGACGGTCACGCTGGACGGTGCCGAGGTGGCGGCCCGGCGGGACGCGGACGGGGTGACGGAGTTCATGACGCGGGCCGGGGAGGTCTATCTGCTCACGCCGCGCGGGTGA
- a CDS encoding DUF397 domain-containing protein, with protein MDRIYNGMPATQLATEGWRKPWSGGNGGSCVEALRLRDGRVALRQSTDPDGPALIYSGHEMADFIQGVKSGDADFLLV; from the coding sequence ATGGATCGGATATACAACGGCATGCCGGCCACCCAACTGGCCACCGAGGGCTGGCGGAAGCCCTGGAGCGGCGGCAACGGCGGCAGCTGCGTGGAGGCGCTGCGGCTGCGGGACGGCCGGGTGGCGCTGCGTCAGTCGACCGACCCGGACGGCCCCGCACTCATCTACTCCGGCCATGAGATGGCCGACTTCATCCAGGGAGTGAAGTCGGGGGACGCCGACTTCCTGCTGGTGTGA
- a CDS encoding SWIM zinc finger family protein has product MTWDEEAPYEGERVFAALPPARGRGFASSWWGVGWLRAVEDSALESARMADGRRAARAGAVGAVSVRPGRLTAVVRDRDGVGRRADVTLRRLTADEWRRLLAVVAGEAGHIAALLDRDMPPDLVADAGAAGVDLLPGIGDLEPQCECGEFDHCVHSAALCYQAARLLDEDPWVLLLLRGRGEEELLRELRAASAPAGAPVAREPAGVPAAERYAARAAHGDPALPPPPPPVERAGVPPALVACDVPGVDAAALEFLAADAAARARVLLALALRPGHAGQPVPQEEGVWQDAVRLAAAGPADPVAARLARGCGRTVRELRLAVRAWRAGGGAGLAVLEDPPGPAPAQAVEQLAAAWADDAVARPRLRAAGTHWTVVGEGAQVRYGADGRWWPFRKEAGRWTPAGAPAADPAGALLTAREAAERD; this is encoded by the coding sequence ATGACCTGGGACGAGGAAGCACCGTACGAGGGTGAACGGGTGTTCGCCGCGCTGCCGCCGGCTCGCGGCCGGGGGTTCGCGAGCAGTTGGTGGGGGGTCGGCTGGTTGCGGGCGGTCGAGGACTCGGCGCTGGAGAGCGCGCGCATGGCGGACGGGCGGCGCGCCGCGCGGGCCGGGGCGGTGGGCGCGGTGTCGGTACGGCCGGGGCGGCTGACCGCGGTGGTGCGCGACCGGGACGGGGTGGGCCGGCGGGCGGATGTGACGCTGCGCCGGCTGACGGCGGACGAGTGGCGGCGGCTGCTGGCCGTGGTGGCGGGCGAGGCCGGGCACATCGCGGCGCTGCTGGACCGGGACATGCCCCCGGATCTGGTGGCGGACGCGGGCGCGGCCGGGGTGGACCTGCTGCCGGGGATCGGTGATCTGGAGCCGCAGTGCGAGTGCGGGGAGTTCGACCACTGCGTGCACAGCGCGGCGCTGTGCTATCAGGCGGCGCGGCTGCTGGACGAGGATCCGTGGGTGCTGCTGCTGTTGCGCGGGCGCGGGGAGGAGGAACTGCTGCGGGAGCTGCGGGCGGCCTCGGCACCGGCCGGGGCGCCGGTGGCGCGCGAGCCCGCGGGAGTGCCGGCCGCCGAGCGGTACGCGGCGCGGGCGGCGCACGGCGATCCCGCGCTGCCGCCGCCCCCGCCACCGGTGGAGCGTGCGGGCGTCCCGCCCGCGCTGGTGGCCTGCGACGTGCCGGGGGTGGACGCGGCGGCGCTGGAGTTCCTGGCCGCCGACGCGGCGGCCCGCGCCCGGGTGTTGCTGGCGCTGGCGCTGCGCCCCGGGCACGCCGGGCAGCCGGTGCCGCAGGAGGAGGGGGTGTGGCAGGACGCGGTGCGGCTGGCTGCGGCGGGACCGGCCGATCCGGTGGCCGCGCGGCTGGCACGCGGCTGCGGGCGTACGGTGCGGGAGTTGCGGCTGGCGGTACGGGCCTGGCGGGCGGGCGGCGGCGCGGGGCTCGCGGTGCTGGAGGATCCGCCGGGGCCTGCGCCGGCGCAGGCCGTGGAGCAGTTGGCGGCGGCGTGGGCGGACGACGCGGTGGCCAGGCCGCGGCTGCGGGCGGCGGGCACACACTGGACGGTGGTGGGCGAGGGCGCGCAGGTGCGGTACGGGGCGGACGGCCGGTGGTGGCCGTTCCGCAAGGAGGCGGGCCGCTGGACGCCGGCCGGTGCGCCCGCCGCCGACCCGGCCGGGGCCCTGCTGACGGCCCGTGAGGCGGCGGAGCGGGACTGA
- a CDS encoding SGNH/GDSL hydrolase family protein, which translates to MKLSRTAKVAATAALALCVTALGPAAASAQDTPAAAADAYVALGDSYSSGVGAGSYDDASGDCRRSTVAYPQLWANANAPSSFDFTACSGARTADVINSQLDPLNASTTLVSISIGGNDAGFADTMQTCVLSGTSACVAAVNTANEYITTTLPGQLDTVYDAIRAKAPNARVVVLGYPRMYQLDGSCAVGISEEARAAINSASDNLSEVTAKRAADHGFGYGDVRPAFSGHEICSSDSWLHSVTWPIGDSYHPTAAGQSGGYYPVLENLA; encoded by the coding sequence ATGAAGTTGAGCCGTACGGCGAAGGTGGCCGCTACCGCGGCCCTCGCCCTCTGCGTCACCGCCCTCGGCCCGGCCGCCGCATCCGCGCAGGACACCCCTGCCGCCGCGGCGGACGCCTATGTGGCTCTGGGGGACTCGTACTCCTCCGGCGTCGGCGCCGGCAGTTACGACGACGCAAGCGGTGACTGCCGCCGCTCCACCGTCGCCTATCCGCAGCTGTGGGCCAACGCGAACGCCCCCTCGTCCTTCGACTTCACCGCCTGCTCGGGGGCCCGCACGGCCGACGTCATCAACTCCCAGCTCGACCCGCTGAACGCGAGCACCACCCTGGTGAGCATCAGCATCGGCGGCAACGACGCGGGCTTCGCCGACACCATGCAGACCTGCGTGCTGAGCGGCACCAGCGCCTGCGTGGCCGCGGTGAACACGGCCAACGAGTACATCACCACCACCCTCCCGGGGCAGCTGGACACGGTCTACGACGCGATCCGGGCCAAGGCGCCCAACGCCCGGGTGGTCGTGCTCGGCTACCCGCGCATGTACCAGCTCGACGGTTCCTGCGCGGTGGGCATCAGCGAGGAGGCACGGGCCGCGATCAACAGCGCCTCGGACAACCTGAGCGAGGTCACCGCCAAGCGGGCGGCGGATCACGGCTTCGGCTACGGCGACGTCCGCCCGGCCTTCTCCGGTCATGAGATCTGCTCGTCCGACTCCTGGCTGCACAGCGTGACCTGGCCGATCGGCGACTCCTACCACCCCACGGCGGCCGGTCAGTCCGGCGGCTACTACCCGGTCCTGGAGAACCTGGCCTGA